CGGTCAGGGAGCCGACGTTGACCTGGGAGCCTTCGCCGAAGAGGATGCCGTTCTGGTTGATCAGGTAGATATGGCCGTCTGCTTTGAGCGTGCCGTAGATCTGACTGGGGTTTTGGTCGTGGATGCGATTGAGGGCGGCCCAGCTGCTGTTGCCCTGCTGCTCGAAATAGGTGGTGGCACCCTTGCCGATGTTGAAGGATTCCCAGTCGATGATGACTTTGGAGGTTTTCTGGTGGATGGTCAGAGTATCGCCTGAATAGTTGGCTTCGGCCACAGTGTCCGGGTCCACGCCTGAGGGAACCGCCACATTGAACCCCGTGGGCAGGGTTCCTTCCGGCACATTGGGCAGGTCGGCGGCGTTGTTGAAAGCCGAATACCGGCCGGCATAACTCGCCACGGGTGCGAAGGTCAACAGCCACACCAGCCATGCAGCACATATTTTTCGCAACATTGTCGCCCCCTATCGAAAATCAGTGATCAGTCATGATTGATCAGTGATCGGTGTTCAATGACTGAAACCTGACCAGAAAATAGATTTGTTATTTAGCGTGGACCAGCAACAAGCAACCTAAAAGTAATATTTCAGCCGGAAATGGCCCCGGATGTCGCCGCTGTCGGCGCGGGCGGTGGCCGAGAGGGCCATGGCCAGGTCGAGCTCGTAATCGAACATCTTCCACAGTTCGCCGCGCAGACCCAGTCCGGTGCCCTGCAGTTCGAACTCGTCCGTCTGATCGGGCAGGGGATCCTTGACCCACAAACGGGCATAGTCGTAGAACAGATAGGGGCGCAGTTCCATCCAGTTCTCCCAGCCGGCCAGTTTGCCGACGTCGGGCAGCAGCCATTCGATGGAGGCGCGGACCCCGTTGTCCCCGAGGGAATCGCTCTCCTTGTAGCCGCGAACGCTTTCCATGCCGCCGGCGGAGAACTGCTCGCTGGACACAAGCGGTTCGCTGGCCACCTGACCCTTGACCGCCAGGGCCAGGTCCATGTCCCAGGGCAGCTGCTGCTCCCGCTCCAGGCCGACATTCAGGTAGAAGTAGTCGCCCCGGGCCTGGTAGCGCTTGCCGGAGAACTCCTCCTCGCTGCCGACCAGACCGCGAAAATGCCAGTTGAGGGCGGCCTGCAGGCGGGTGTTCCCCGTCTTGCCGAGCAGGGTGCCGTTGTAGCCAATGGAGAAGGGGAGGTAGGAGATGGGGGTTTCGGTGTCCTCCTCGTCCTCGCCGACAAAACCGAGGGTTTCCTCGAAATCCTTGTAGTCCACGCCAAAGCTGATGGAGTGGTAATACTTCTTGTAAGGGTCCAGGGGCACCAGATAGCGGGCGCCGAGAATGAAACCCTTGCCGATGACGTTGAAGCCCTCGCCGAAGGCGGTCTCGCTGTCGGTCCACAGGGCGTAGCCGGCCAGGTAATGCTTTTTCTGCCAGGGCGTCGGCAGCACGTAGGAGCCGCCGAGGACCTGCACCTCACTCGGCTCCAGGGGCGCTGTCTGGTACTGGAAGGAGGCCGAATGCTTGCGCTGCCAGAGATTGTCGTAGCGGATCAAGCCATTGAGCCGCAGCTCGCTGGTATCGTGAGTCGAGCGGTTGTTTATTTCGACACTTGCATGCAGAGGCATCCGGTCCTCGACGGTCAGCACCACGTCGTCCACCCCCATGTCCCGGGCCGGCTCCAGCTTGAGCCGCACGGTCAGGTCGGGGTTGGCGTTGAGGGCGTTGAGCTGCTCTTCCACATCGGGGATGTAGATGATCTTTCCCGGCTGCAGCGCGGGCAGCTCCTCCATAATGCCGGCCTTGGTGAAGTAGCGGTTTTCGTTGACCAGCACCTGGCCGATGCGTGATTCGATCACCTTGAGACGGATTTCGCCCCCCTCGACCATCTGCTCCGGAATGTTGACCATCACCCGCAGGAAGCCGTTTTCCTGGTAGAACTTCTCCAGCTTGGTCCGGGCGTCCTCGACGACATCGGCGGTTTTTTCAGGACCGGTAAATTCCATGAGCAGTTCGTCGAGCAGTTCGCCGGGATACAGGGTGTTGCCCTCGACGACGAACTGGCGGATCTCGAAGGTCGGCCCTGCGTCGGTCTCCGCAGATTGTTCCTCAGCCCAGACCGTGGATGCCAGAAACCCTGCCGCAAGGATGAGACTCAAGATGCTTACAGCCAAACGCAGCGTCCTCAACGCTTTTCCTCCATATAAAATTCGTAATTCGTGATGCGTAAGGCGTAAGGGGTAAAATTCGGTCAAAAACCTTGGCTTCATGGCTACAAGCCTTTCTCACCAATTACCTGTTACGCCTTACGATTCACGGCATTTCAGTTTCCGCCAGTGCGCGCAGTTCCCGATACAGGATATTTCCGTCCTTGAACCCTTCCGCCTTCTGCAGAACCTCCCCATCAGGATTCAGGTAGACGACCATCGGGTAGTTTTCCTGCCCGAACTTCTCCTTGAACTGCTTTTCCACGTCCGAATTGATCTTCAGCCAGACGAACCGGTCCTGAAGACTTTTGACCCGGGGATCCTCCACGCTCTCGCCAAGCAGACGCTTGCACCAGGAACACCAGTCGGCGTAGAGAACCAGGACCGCCGGCTTGTTTTCCTGCCGGGCCCGTTTCAGGCCGCTGTCGAACTCCTCGCCCCAGACGATGATCTTTTCGTCGTAGGTACCGGCAGGAACCCGGGACAGAACCTCCAGGTCGAGAACGAGCGCCTTGCCGATCGTCAGGGGGTTGGCGTCCACCGTGAAAGAGACTCCATCGGTTGCCACGATTCTGCCCTTGCGGTCCTCGAGCATGAATTCGGCTCCGAGTTTGGGAGTAAGCCGCGTGAGGATCTTCTGATCCTCGACAAGGATCTGCACGGTGCCGAACGGTTCCTCTATCTCTTTTCCGTTTTCAGCCTGCATTTCGAGAACAACCGAACTTTCCTCGACTTTTGCGACCCTGGTCTGAATATAGGGTGAAAGGTGCAATTCCCTGCCGACCTCAGGAAAGCCGCCGGTCAATTGCACATATCTTTCTGCGGGCAGTACCAGGCTGACGGGAAAAACCTTTTCGCAGGGCAGCTCACGACGCAGAGAGGGATCGGCAGGGCCGAAAGCCTCCTCAGAAGGTACGGTCACAGTGCGGCTTTGGCCGGGAACCATGTCGAGCACCGCGCTCGCCAGTCCGGGCACGACAGCCGCCTTCCCGGCAACAACCTCCTCGGGCCGATACGCTTCCGGATCACGGTAACCGTCCATTCTGGCCCTGTCCGGATCGCGGGCCACTCCCTCGCGGGTAGTGTAGAGCAACCGACCGTCCTCCAGGGTCGCCGTCACCTCGACGGTCACGACATCTCCCGGGCCGACCGGACTGGAAGGAACCTCGGCAGAGGATGCATTTTTCGCCGTATCGATGACCGGAGATGCGCAGCCAGCGGCAAAGAGGGCTCCAGTCAGGCCCAAAAGGCATAAACAGCTGAGACATAACCTTTTCAAGCAGATGCGCACCAGACCGATCATGGAATCTGACTCTCCTCTCCCCTGGAAACCTCAACATCGCAAACCAGATTCTGGCCGGCCAGAGGATGACCATAATCAACGGTGAAAAAGGCATCGTCCACATCGGCAACCTTGCCAACCATAGGACCCGAACGCACCAGATCTCCTTTTTCCACTAGGATTTCCAGCAGATAGGAGTTCTGATCGGCACTGACCCTGGCCCTGCCAAAGGGGGTATCGATCAATTCGCCGACGGGGGCGTGAAAGTCGACCACCACTTCGCTTTCGCTGACTGAAGTCACTTTTCCCGGGATGGCCGGATCGAAGGTCATTTCCTGACCAATTTCGGGATTTTTCCCGGTCCGGCCTTTGTATTCATCGACGGTCATATGCAGCCCTCGGGGGCGCCGCCGCACCTTCGCCAGCCTTATGGTCCCGGAGGGCCTGACCGGGGCCTTGGCCGCGGCAACTTCAATCCCGCTCAAAGTCCCCGGTACCTGACCAACGACGGCCTGTCCAAGCTGAACGGCGATGGCATCAGCAAAATCGAAGGGGGCCGAGCCGCTCTGGGAAACCTTTTCCTGGCCTGCGATCCATTCAAGAGGAGCATCGTTTTTCAGAGCCAGGTAGATGGCGGACCTCTTCTCCTCGGGGCTGATCGCTCCATCCCTGTAGGTGGAGGCGGTCAGTTCGCCATTTTTCAGGCGGCAGACATAATTTATCCGCACCCTGTCACCGCTCCGGAAAGGCATTTCATTCTGCGCAGCCGCCGGATATGACACCAAAATGGCTGCGCCCAACAACAAATAAGTAAATAGAGAGAACTTCATAGGCACTCCGTCAATTCGCGTCATTTATCCGGGCGGCAAAAAAACAAAACCCCAGCCGATAGGGTGCAATAAACCCTCTCGGCTGGGGCTGTTCGATACCTGATAAGGTCGAACCGGTAACCCGGCCTCTGGTGTCCGATACTTTTCGCGGCCGAAAAGGCCGTATTTCCGGTCGCCGGCTGCCTCAAAAGATTCCCGGACGACACGGGAACTTTTTATAGAAGAGAAATGTTAGGAGAATATTTTTTGAATCGCCTTTCTGACAATTTTTTGACCGGGCCTTTTCCGCTTCATTTTTTACACCCCCTCCTTGACCTTCATAGGCGGAGGTGGGGATAATTACAGCTCCAGGAGGCTGGTTACCATCTTTTTCAATTCCATTCTCAACAACAAAGGTCTTTCATATGCATTTGTTTTTTCGTCGTTTTTTCCCCCTGATCACCCTTCCGCTCGCCATTGCCTGCTGTGTGCCGCAACCGGAAGTTGCCTCTCCCGATCCGGTTCGATTGCAACAGCCCGATGCCAGCACCACCAACCCGGCCAGCGCCGACTTCGACCGCTGGGTGGAGGAGCTGGCCATCGAGGCGAGGAGCCGGGGGATCAGTGAAACCACCCTTGCGGACGCCCTGACCGGCCTGCAGCCTATCCCGCTGGCAGTAAAAGCGGCAGGGAAACAGGCCGAAGATGTTTTTTCCGCCCGCCGCTATCTGGAACGGATGGTCTCGGAGAACCGGATTCGCCAGGGCATTCTGCAGATACGGGAAAAAGAGGCTCTTTTTGAAAGGGTTCACGACACCTACGGAGTGCAGCCGGCCTACCTCGCAGCCTTGTGGGCCATCGAAAGCGATTTCGGCAAGGGCAAGGCCCGCTTTCCCCTGGTCGGGGCACTGGCGACCCAGGCATGGCAGGGCCAGCGCCGCGAATTTTTTCGCCGCGAGCTGCTGGCGGCCCTGGAAATCCTCGACCGGGAGGGGATGAAAAGCGCCGACCTGCGCGGTTCGTGGGCGGGGGCGAGCGGGCAGTTCCAGTTCATCCCCACCAGTTACCTCCACTATGCGGTCGATTTCGACGGCGACGGTCACCGTGATATCTGGACCGATCCCGCGGACGCCCTTGCCTCGGCGGCGAATTTTCTCAAGGAGGCGCGCTGGCGGCCGGATCAGGAATGGGGCAGGGAAATTCAGCTGCCCGCCAGGTTCGATCCCGCCCTGGCCGGACTGAAGGTGCGCAAGCCTCTGGCGGAATGGCGGAAACAGGGGCTCGCTGAAGCCGCCGGCCCCGCGGATCGGATGGCCTCACTCCTGCTGCCCGACGGCCCGGAAGGACCGGCCTTTCTGGTCTTCGACAATTTTCGCGTGCTGATGCGCTGGAACCGCTCCAGCTCCTTTGCCCTGGCTGTCGGAACCCTGGCGGACAGGATTGAAATGGGAGTGAGGAGTGAGGGGTAACGGGCCAATCGTCAAGCATTCGTCTAATGACCGCCGTCTGCGGCTGCCCGACGGCCGCAGGCTCGGATACGCCGAATTCGGAGTTCTCGACGGGCAGCCGGTGATCTACATGCACGGGCTGCCCGCTTCCCGCCTGGAAGCCCGCATCGCCGATCGTGCGGCCCGGAAGGTGGGTATCCGCATCATTTCCCCTGATCGTCCCGGCATGGGGCTTTCCGATTTCCAAACCGGCCGCACCCTGTCAGCCTGGTCTGAAGACGTGGGGCACCTGGCCGACAGCCTGTACCTGGAGCGGTTTTCCCTGCTTGGGGTTTCAGGCGGTGGGCCCTATGCCCTGGCCTGCGCCAGCAGCATGTCCCGTCGACTGCGCGCTGTAGGCCTGGTCGGGGCTCTCGGTCCGATGGCGGTTCCCCACCTCGGCAGATCGATGAAGCCGCCGGCCCGGTTCAGTTTCCACCTGGCCCGCAATTTTCCCCGATTGTCCCGCCTGCTCTATGGCGAATTGATCGGCCGGCTGCTGCGGCAATGGCCGGATCTCGTCACCCTGCTGCTGCAGCCTGCCGAGGCCGACCGCCCGGTGCTTGCCGATCCCGATGTCTCGGTTATTTTGACGAATTCGATCAAGGAGGCTCTACGCCAGGGAGGACAAGGCCCGGTACGGGATCTTCAACTGCTGGGGGAGGAGTGGGATTTCGATTTGAACCGGATCGACTGCCCGGTCCATTTATGGCACGGGGAACAGGACGCGACGGTGCCGATCGTGATGGGCCGCTATCTCGCCCATGTCATTCCCGGCTGCCAGTCCCGTTTCTATAAGAAGGAAGGCCATTTTTCCCTGCCGGTCGGGCACATGGAGGAAATTCTTTCGGACATCAGCAGCGGGGTGGGGCGGGGATCGATAAAAAACCTCGTCTAGCCTGTTATTTCGCTGCGGCTACTCTTCTTTCCACCACAGAGAAGGCCCGGCAGCGCTGCAGGGAGTAGCTGTTCCAGGTCCGGCTGAAAACCTTGATGGCGATGTCCGGGCAGATGCTGGCGCACAGGGCGCAGCCTGCGCAATTCCCCA
This sequence is a window from Syntrophotaleaceae bacterium. Protein-coding genes within it:
- a CDS encoding alpha/beta hydrolase; its protein translation is MRGNGPIVKHSSNDRRLRLPDGRRLGYAEFGVLDGQPVIYMHGLPASRLEARIADRAARKVGIRIISPDRPGMGLSDFQTGRTLSAWSEDVGHLADSLYLERFSLLGVSGGGPYALACASSMSRRLRAVGLVGALGPMAVPHLGRSMKPPARFSFHLARNFPRLSRLLYGELIGRLLRQWPDLVTLLLQPAEADRPVLADPDVSVILTNSIKEALRQGGQGPVRDLQLLGEEWDFDLNRIDCPVHLWHGEQDATVPIVMGRYLAHVIPGCQSRFYKKEGHFSLPVGHMEEILSDISSGVGRGSIKNLV
- a CDS encoding ferredoxin family protein — encoded protein: MGIEIDQDRCKGCALCTTACPRNLITLKEQVSEQGFPVARFDDVGNCAGCALCASICPDIAIKVFSRTWNSYSLQRCRAFSVVERRVAAAK
- a CDS encoding lytic murein transglycosylase, which codes for MHLFFRRFFPLITLPLAIACCVPQPEVASPDPVRLQQPDASTTNPASADFDRWVEELAIEARSRGISETTLADALTGLQPIPLAVKAAGKQAEDVFSARRYLERMVSENRIRQGILQIREKEALFERVHDTYGVQPAYLAALWAIESDFGKGKARFPLVGALATQAWQGQRREFFRRELLAALEILDREGMKSADLRGSWAGASGQFQFIPTSYLHYAVDFDGDGHRDIWTDPADALASAANFLKEARWRPDQEWGREIQLPARFDPALAGLKVRKPLAEWRKQGLAEAAGPADRMASLLLPDGPEGPAFLVFDNFRVLMRWNRSSSFALAVGTLADRIEMGVRSEG
- a CDS encoding ShlB/FhaC/HecB family hemolysin secretion/activation protein produces the protein MAVSILSLILAAGFLASTVWAEEQSAETDAGPTFEIRQFVVEGNTLYPGELLDELLMEFTGPEKTADVVEDARTKLEKFYQENGFLRVMVNIPEQMVEGGEIRLKVIESRIGQVLVNENRYFTKAGIMEELPALQPGKIIYIPDVEEQLNALNANPDLTVRLKLEPARDMGVDDVVLTVEDRMPLHASVEINNRSTHDTSELRLNGLIRYDNLWQRKHSASFQYQTAPLEPSEVQVLGGSYVLPTPWQKKHYLAGYALWTDSETAFGEGFNVIGKGFILGARYLVPLDPYKKYYHSISFGVDYKDFEETLGFVGEDEEDTETPISYLPFSIGYNGTLLGKTGNTRLQAALNWHFRGLVGSEEEFSGKRYQARGDYFYLNVGLEREQQLPWDMDLALAVKGQVASEPLVSSEQFSAGGMESVRGYKESDSLGDNGVRASIEWLLPDVGKLAGWENWMELRPYLFYDYARLWVKDPLPDQTDEFELQGTGLGLRGELWKMFDYELDLAMALSATARADSGDIRGHFRLKYYF
- a CDS encoding thioredoxin family protein → MIGLVRICLKRLCLSCLCLLGLTGALFAAGCASPVIDTAKNASSAEVPSSPVGPGDVVTVEVTATLEDGRLLYTTREGVARDPDRARMDGYRDPEAYRPEEVVAGKAAVVPGLASAVLDMVPGQSRTVTVPSEEAFGPADPSLRRELPCEKVFPVSLVLPAERYVQLTGGFPEVGRELHLSPYIQTRVAKVEESSVVLEMQAENGKEIEEPFGTVQILVEDQKILTRLTPKLGAEFMLEDRKGRIVATDGVSFTVDANPLTIGKALVLDLEVLSRVPAGTYDEKIIVWGEEFDSGLKRARQENKPAVLVLYADWCSWCKRLLGESVEDPRVKSLQDRFVWLKINSDVEKQFKEKFGQENYPMVVYLNPDGEVLQKAEGFKDGNILYRELRALAETEMP